A window of the Cannabis sativa cultivar Pink pepper isolate KNU-18-1 chromosome X, ASM2916894v1, whole genome shotgun sequence genome harbors these coding sequences:
- the LOC115703033 gene encoding B3 domain-containing protein REM9 — translation MIFEKNTLEREYHFMPKTRDKSPPLPCSSQSHKKRKTSPYVKTEDDICGESSMPRWMEPSNISRKQMLRGTEKVEALMRANGFKSDDPFFSVLMQASFVGSSSYNMIIPFGFAKYHLLSHSKHHEDVILKVAEDERFWPVRCNYRQYNGHSQIRFESGWRAFAMDNDLKVGDVCIFVMRKNIVITSFEVTIYKNGVRNSPNLPATSVPTTTPCVKIESSFTSNYDKPSKISQEDLIPKKEIVEPSGLSRSYKAASQYFSNNPYIQVALGWTAMHRKRLYIPLAFASLCFEKKAQTVILWVGEQNWRVNLTVTRSRSGSEYHFSGGWSAFARENCLQQNDVCIFELIQRIQPQIKVTIFRQIALPQQ, via the exons ATGATCTTTGAGAAGAATACTTTGGAGAGAGAATATCATTTTATGCCTAAAACAAGAGACAAGTCTCCTCCATTACCTTGTTCTTCTCAATCCCACAAGAAAAGGAAAACCAGTCCTTATGTTAAAACTGAAG ATGACATATGTGGAGAATCTTCCATGCCAAGGTGGATGGAACCTTCAAATATTTCAAGGAAGCAAATGTTGAGAGGAACAGAAAAGGTTGAAGCTCTTATGAGAGCTAATGGTTTTAAGTCTGATGATCCATTTTTCAGTGTTCTCATGCAAGCATCGTTTGTTGGAAGTTCATCTTATAATATG ATTATACCATTTGGCTTTGCCAAATATCACCTCCTCAGTCACAGCAAGCATCATGAAGATGTGATCCTTAAGGTGGCTGAGGACGAGAGGTTTTGGCCTGTTAGGTGCAATTATAGACAGTACAATGGACACTCACAAATCAGATTCGAGTCGGGTTGGAGGGCCTTTGCTATGGACAATGATTTGAAAGTTGGTGATGTTTGTATCTTTGTTATGAGAAAGAACATTGTGATAACATCATTCGAAGTTACTATTTATAAGAATGGAGTAAGGAATTCACCTAACTTACCAG CTACTTCAGTACCAACCACAACACCTTGTGTGAAAATTGAATCTTCTTTCACCAGCAATTACGACAAACCAAGCAAGATTTCACAGGAGGACTTGATTCCAAAGAAAGAAATAGTTGAACCTTCAG GACTTAGTAGATCTTATAAAGCTGCCAGCCAATACTTCTCAAACAATCCTTATATCCAAGTGGCTTTGGGATGGACTGCAATGCATAGAAAGAGACTG TATATTCCATTGGCTTTTGCAAGCCTTTGTTTCGAGAAAAAGGCACAAACTGTAATTCTTTGGGTTGGTGAACAAAATTGGCGTGTGAATTTAACTGTTACGAGATCTCGTTCTGGATCAGAATATCACTTTTCTGGTGGATGGTCTGCATTTGCAAGAGAGAATTGTCTTCAGCAAAATGATGTGTGCATCTTTGAGCTGATACAAAGGATTCAACCTCAGATAAAAGTTACCATATTTAGACAAATTGCTCTGCCTCAACAATAA